The Streptomyces sp. NBC_01353 genome contains a region encoding:
- a CDS encoding site-2 protease family protein gives MNGSVRIGRVLGVPLRIHWTVPLLVVLFGYSLGSQTLPVWLPDRSNATYTVAGLVGALLLIGSLLAHEAAHAFIARRKDIPVQDVTLWALGGMTQMGKPRTAGAAFLVAVGGPLTSLVVGAVALGAGVGVNALFGWAVPAAVLVWLAWVNFLLGVFNLLPAAPLDGGRVVQSVIWWRTGDRDRAERAAARSGQVLGFLLIAGGWVSVLRGALGGLWLMIIGFFVLIVAGAERRQAGMASALHGVRAADAMSSPVETCPDWPTVERCVDDVAMRARHAALPLIDFEGRPSGLVDLSQFARIPVTQRNELRVRDVATPLSQCTTCAPDDLLEDVLEKARPSRSGIRILVADGRLLVGIITARDIARLVQRHSLRGTNGAPNNG, from the coding sequence ATGAACGGCTCGGTTCGGATCGGACGAGTTCTCGGCGTGCCGCTGCGCATTCACTGGACCGTGCCCCTGCTCGTGGTCCTCTTCGGATACAGCCTGGGAAGCCAGACGCTCCCCGTCTGGCTTCCGGACCGGTCGAACGCCACGTACACGGTCGCCGGCCTGGTGGGGGCCCTGCTCCTCATCGGAAGCCTGCTGGCTCATGAGGCCGCGCACGCGTTCATCGCCCGGAGGAAGGACATCCCTGTCCAGGACGTCACGCTCTGGGCGCTGGGCGGGATGACGCAGATGGGCAAGCCGCGCACGGCCGGCGCGGCCTTCCTGGTAGCCGTCGGCGGGCCGCTCACCAGCCTTGTCGTCGGCGCGGTGGCGCTCGGGGCAGGCGTCGGGGTGAACGCGCTGTTCGGCTGGGCGGTGCCGGCCGCGGTCCTGGTGTGGCTGGCGTGGGTGAACTTCCTGCTGGGTGTCTTCAATCTGCTGCCCGCTGCGCCGCTGGACGGGGGACGTGTGGTGCAGTCGGTGATCTGGTGGCGAACCGGAGACCGGGACCGGGCCGAACGAGCGGCCGCACGCAGTGGCCAGGTACTCGGCTTCCTGCTGATCGCCGGCGGTTGGGTCTCCGTCCTGCGCGGCGCACTGGGCGGCCTGTGGCTGATGATCATCGGCTTCTTCGTCCTGATCGTCGCCGGCGCGGAGCGACGGCAGGCCGGAATGGCCTCAGCCCTGCACGGGGTACGAGCGGCCGACGCCATGTCGAGCCCCGTGGAGACCTGCCCCGACTGGCCCACCGTTGAACGCTGCGTCGACGACGTGGCGATGCGGGCCCGCCATGCCGCCCTGCCCCTGATCGACTTCGAAGGTCGCCCCAGCGGCCTGGTCGACCTTTCGCAGTTCGCGAGGATCCCCGTGACGCAGCGCAACGAACTGCGCGTTCGTGATGTGGCGACCCCGCTGTCGCAGTGCACCACCTGCGCGCCGGACGACCTCCTGGAAGATGTACTCGAAAAGGCCCGCCCGAGCAGGAGCGGCATACGGATCCTCGTCGCCGACGGCCGGCTCCTGGTGGGCATCATCACCGCACGCGACATCGCCCGCCTCGTCCAGCGCCACTCACTGCGCGGTACGAACGGCGCTCCGAACAACGGATGA
- a CDS encoding DUF6571 family protein — translation MPSFEQLLNAKFGPLDTAVTQWTEMITKLTSLQTDAKAMKSKADKSTWKGENASVTKEFVTKTAKEFSDAVTEAESVRDLLKDADTLLKTAQSDLKAAYENPPPGITIYPNGVLSHSVHPDRRSKDSTENVATEAQFNALREKLEGILKRAAEADELCAWGLRALIKNHPNDFGSTDLGGVADAKKMRAEEQQQAENGREAAKLYARWEHLDDKERERLLTLAEGGKDSPAFAEQLMTNLSYRGRDQQEAVLLLAGSLESGGRDGQLSGTDARLYKALSGSLATATGPDSSIGSPGGVTSAWTDKLITTARDGNGLSNRHPGYIGGGAAGLKDLTDLMAADAGDKAYDPNDKNASPYDKDKDDPRYSEAFLTEVGDTIREWETGNDDAYDGHLKHWQGTQEDPMKGLMNAMSRNPSAATHYFDPNTTDNLKYFLEDRKWPGGDVEFKMPEETQRTSARTEFGAALEAAATGREPGSPLHGVPAHHDRAETAIFERIAKEYTGEDHHGNQSPVPVAMRTSMGNMIGDYASDVHQILGKNMDGPTEFNNLTIERGDLTRLMRGVAEDPKAFGVMHHSQTVVIGEGLNRFPEDSYRKEDPELRAWVKQSASVLGHLDGVRGDVIYDLGQAEKDANGWNKMMNYHVIGAPFTAIPIAGDAIQRSVDVGTAAYMNELNSKVDAATRNNMVDHFENGENQMYAMMRKMATEKGLDPKTELDVSPGEYEDGLQPTAEQWYQNGIQDAQMKMGQP, via the coding sequence ATGCCTTCCTTCGAGCAGCTCCTCAACGCCAAGTTCGGCCCGCTCGACACCGCGGTCACGCAGTGGACCGAGATGATCACCAAGCTGACGTCACTCCAGACCGACGCCAAGGCCATGAAGTCCAAGGCCGACAAGTCCACCTGGAAGGGCGAGAACGCCAGCGTCACCAAGGAGTTCGTCACCAAAACGGCCAAAGAGTTCAGCGACGCCGTCACCGAGGCCGAGTCCGTACGCGACCTCCTCAAGGACGCGGACACCCTGCTCAAGACCGCCCAGAGCGACCTCAAAGCCGCCTACGAGAACCCGCCGCCGGGCATCACCATCTACCCCAACGGGGTGCTCAGCCACAGCGTCCATCCCGACCGCCGGTCGAAGGACAGCACCGAGAACGTGGCCACCGAGGCACAGTTCAACGCCCTGCGCGAGAAGCTGGAGGGCATTCTCAAGCGTGCCGCCGAAGCGGACGAGCTGTGTGCCTGGGGCCTGCGCGCCCTGATCAAGAACCATCCCAACGACTTCGGCAGCACGGATCTCGGCGGCGTTGCCGACGCGAAGAAGATGCGCGCGGAGGAGCAGCAGCAGGCCGAGAACGGCCGCGAGGCCGCCAAGCTGTATGCCCGCTGGGAGCACCTCGACGACAAGGAGCGCGAGCGGCTGCTGACGTTGGCCGAGGGCGGCAAGGACTCGCCGGCCTTCGCCGAGCAGCTCATGACGAACCTCAGCTACCGGGGCCGCGACCAGCAGGAGGCGGTGCTGCTGCTCGCCGGCAGCCTGGAGTCCGGCGGCCGTGACGGTCAGCTCTCCGGCACCGACGCCCGCCTCTACAAGGCACTGTCCGGCTCCCTCGCCACCGCCACCGGCCCCGATTCCTCGATCGGTTCCCCCGGCGGCGTCACTTCGGCCTGGACCGACAAGCTCATCACCACGGCCCGCGACGGCAACGGCCTCTCCAACCGGCACCCCGGATACATCGGGGGCGGCGCAGCGGGTCTGAAGGACCTCACCGACCTGATGGCCGCCGACGCCGGCGACAAGGCGTACGACCCGAACGACAAGAATGCCTCCCCGTACGACAAGGACAAGGACGACCCGCGCTACAGCGAAGCCTTCCTGACCGAGGTCGGCGACACCATCCGTGAGTGGGAGACGGGCAACGACGACGCCTACGACGGCCACCTGAAGCATTGGCAGGGCACGCAGGAGGACCCGATGAAGGGTCTGATGAACGCCATGAGCCGCAACCCCTCCGCCGCCACCCACTACTTCGACCCGAACACCACGGACAACCTCAAGTATTTCCTCGAGGACCGCAAGTGGCCCGGCGGAGACGTCGAGTTCAAGATGCCCGAGGAGACACAGCGCACCTCGGCCCGCACCGAGTTCGGCGCCGCCCTGGAGGCCGCGGCCACCGGCCGTGAGCCGGGCAGCCCGCTGCACGGCGTCCCCGCGCACCACGACCGCGCGGAGACCGCGATCTTCGAGCGGATCGCCAAGGAGTACACCGGCGAGGACCACCACGGGAATCAGAGCCCCGTGCCCGTGGCCATGCGCACGAGCATGGGCAACATGATCGGGGACTACGCCTCCGACGTGCACCAGATCCTCGGCAAGAACATGGACGGGCCCACCGAGTTCAACAACCTCACGATCGAGCGGGGCGACCTCACCCGGCTCATGCGCGGTGTCGCCGAGGACCCCAAGGCGTTCGGCGTCATGCATCACTCGCAGACCGTGGTCATCGGCGAGGGGCTGAACCGCTTCCCCGAGGACTCGTACCGCAAGGAAGACCCCGAGCTGCGCGCCTGGGTCAAGCAGTCGGCGTCCGTACTCGGCCATCTCGACGGCGTGCGGGGCGACGTCATCTACGACCTCGGCCAGGCAGAGAAGGACGCCAACGGCTGGAACAAGATGATGAACTACCACGTCATCGGCGCACCCTTCACGGCCATTCCCATCGCCGGTGACGCGATCCAGCGCTCGGTCGACGTCGGCACGGCCGCGTACATGAACGAACTCAACTCCAAGGTCGACGCGGCGACTCGCAACAACATGGTTGACCACTTCGAGAACGGCGAGAACCAGATGTACGCCATGATGCGGAAGATGGCGACGGAGAAGGGACTCGACCCGAAGACGGAGCTGGACGTGAGCCCGGGCGAGTACGAGGACGGCCTTCAGCCGACCGCCGAGCAGTGGTACCAGAACGGCATCCAGGACGCCCAGATGAAGATGGGACAGCCGTAG
- a CDS encoding universal stress protein — MTIRNDQSPHVVVGVDGSPASQEALRWAVRHARLIGATVDAVAAYDVPGATAWSAPAVDADFDEEQARQALSDELRAVLPQGGEVPMVEHVVRGNPAKVLIGASVGAELLVVGSRGRGGFASLLLGSVSQQCAVHASCPVVIVRLEAPAPGASAAENTP, encoded by the coding sequence ATGACCATCCGCAATGATCAGAGTCCCCACGTGGTTGTAGGTGTCGACGGCTCGCCGGCCTCACAAGAGGCATTGCGGTGGGCGGTGCGACATGCGCGGCTGATCGGGGCGACCGTGGACGCGGTGGCGGCCTATGACGTGCCCGGAGCTACGGCATGGTCCGCTCCCGCGGTGGACGCCGACTTCGACGAGGAGCAGGCCCGGCAAGCCCTGTCGGACGAGCTCAGAGCCGTGCTTCCCCAGGGCGGTGAGGTGCCGATGGTGGAACACGTGGTCAGGGGCAACCCCGCCAAGGTGCTGATCGGAGCATCCGTCGGTGCCGAGTTGCTGGTCGTGGGGAGCCGGGGGCGGGGCGGCTTCGCCAGCCTGCTGCTGGGGTCCGTCAGCCAGCAGTGCGCTGTCCACGCGTCCTGCCCTGTCGTCATAGTCCGCCTGGAGGCCCCAGCCCCCGGCGCTTCGGCTGCGGAGAACACCCCCTGA
- a CDS encoding cation:proton antiporter: protein MVLVAVFGAALLIAVLLSGLAARTVLSTSLLFLVGGALVSDGFLGLIHITPDSEIVSVTADLALFAVLFTDGMHVSFAKLRANWRNPARALGLGMPLAFVGMALITHYLVGLDWTTSFLVGAVLAPTDPVFASAIVGRKEVPARLRELLNVESGINDGLALPVVLILIAAAGPTSPHAEASFGEIGLELGLGLVFGVLMPLIVSGLVRFRLLGAEPKLQPLLPLAIGVILYAACHLTHANPYLAAFSAGAVLTAVSPESQKSFEPLGESLAELAKFAALLVFGALLTPQLFGDLSLGGYVAVILAIVLIRPASLLLSLLGTRIDRREKLVAAWFGPKGFASVVYGLLVLQAGIPQGQEAYTVIAVCIAFSIIAHSSTDVPVARLFHVDDIVEAGGEGTKARATITTTEASAHART, encoded by the coding sequence ATGGTTCTTGTTGCCGTCTTCGGGGCCGCGCTGCTGATCGCAGTCCTGCTCTCCGGCCTCGCCGCCCGTACCGTTCTGTCGACATCACTGCTCTTCCTGGTTGGCGGGGCACTGGTCAGTGACGGATTCCTCGGACTGATCCACATCACTCCCGACAGTGAGATCGTGTCGGTCACCGCCGACCTCGCCCTGTTCGCCGTCCTGTTCACCGACGGAATGCACGTCTCCTTCGCCAAGCTCCGGGCCAACTGGCGCAACCCGGCGCGGGCGTTGGGGCTGGGTATGCCGCTCGCGTTCGTGGGGATGGCGCTGATCACCCACTACCTGGTGGGCCTGGACTGGACGACGTCGTTCCTCGTCGGCGCGGTCCTCGCGCCGACCGACCCGGTCTTCGCCTCGGCGATCGTCGGGCGGAAGGAAGTCCCGGCCCGGCTGCGTGAACTCCTCAACGTGGAGAGCGGGATCAACGACGGACTCGCGCTGCCGGTCGTTCTGATCCTCATCGCCGCAGCCGGTCCCACCTCGCCCCACGCCGAGGCGTCCTTCGGGGAGATCGGCCTGGAGCTGGGGCTTGGTCTCGTCTTCGGTGTCCTGATGCCGCTGATCGTCAGCGGGCTCGTACGGTTCCGGCTGCTGGGGGCCGAGCCCAAGCTCCAGCCCCTGTTGCCGCTGGCCATCGGCGTCATCCTGTACGCAGCCTGCCACCTCACCCACGCCAACCCCTACCTCGCCGCCTTCTCCGCGGGCGCGGTCCTCACAGCCGTCTCACCCGAGTCCCAGAAGTCGTTCGAGCCCTTGGGCGAGTCACTGGCGGAGCTCGCCAAGTTCGCTGCCCTCCTGGTGTTCGGCGCGCTGCTCACCCCGCAGCTCTTCGGGGACCTGTCTCTCGGCGGGTACGTGGCGGTGATCCTCGCGATCGTGCTGATCCGCCCCGCGTCACTGCTTCTGTCGCTGCTGGGTACGAGGATCGACCGCCGGGAGAAGCTCGTCGCGGCCTGGTTCGGCCCGAAGGGATTCGCGTCGGTCGTCTACGGACTGCTGGTGCTCCAGGCCGGCATCCCGCAGGGGCAGGAGGCGTACACCGTCATCGCTGTATGCATCGCCTTCTCGATCATCGCCCACAGCAGTACGGACGTCCCTGTCGCCCGCCTGTTCCACGTGGACGACATCGTCGAGGCCGGCGGCGAGGGGACAAAGGCACGCGCAACGATCACCACCACGGAAGCGAGCGCTCATGCACGCACGTGA
- the nhaA gene encoding Na+/H+ antiporter NhaA, giving the protein MPRRYLPVTQARPRKVVFGLLPWPERQAVTEALRTETVGGLVLLAAAVVALVWANSPWSEAYESVRDFHFGIPALGLDLSVGHWTADGLLVVFFLVAGIELKRELVVGELRTPATAALPVVAALCGMAVPAALYALTAAAGGGRLDGWAVPMATDIAFALAVLAVISTHLPSALRAFLLTLAVVDDLGAILIIAIFFTSDLNFWALAGAFAGLVLFYVLQRFRVRGWWWYVPLGVATWALMYNSGVHATVAGVAMGLILRTTRDKGEAASPGARVSHLVHPVSAGVAVPLFALFAAGVTVSGGALTRVFTDPEPLGVVIGLVVGKILGIFLGTYLAARFTRAQLNPDLAWADVFGLATLAGIGFTVALLIGELAFPDPATAEHIKAAVLVGSLIAAALAAILLRRRNRLYKRLYEEEERDDDADGIPDIYQTGSPTGAANGG; this is encoded by the coding sequence ATGCCCCGGAGGTACCTTCCCGTGACTCAGGCACGCCCCCGCAAAGTGGTCTTCGGACTGCTGCCGTGGCCCGAACGTCAGGCCGTCACCGAAGCCCTGCGCACGGAGACCGTCGGCGGACTCGTCCTGCTCGCCGCCGCCGTCGTCGCGCTGGTGTGGGCGAACAGCCCCTGGAGCGAGGCGTACGAGTCCGTGCGGGACTTCCACTTCGGCATCCCCGCCCTGGGCCTGGACCTGTCTGTCGGGCACTGGACGGCCGACGGTCTCCTCGTGGTCTTCTTCCTGGTGGCGGGCATCGAGCTGAAGCGCGAGCTCGTCGTCGGCGAACTGCGTACCCCAGCCACGGCCGCCCTCCCTGTCGTCGCGGCCCTGTGCGGCATGGCGGTACCCGCGGCGCTCTATGCGCTCACTGCCGCCGCGGGCGGCGGAAGGCTCGACGGCTGGGCCGTGCCGATGGCCACCGACATCGCCTTCGCGCTCGCGGTCCTGGCGGTCATCAGCACCCATCTGCCGTCCGCGCTCAGGGCGTTCCTGCTCACGCTGGCCGTCGTCGACGACCTCGGCGCCATCCTCATCATCGCGATCTTCTTCACCTCGGACCTCAACTTCTGGGCCCTGGCAGGGGCATTCGCCGGCCTCGTTCTCTTCTACGTTCTCCAGCGCTTCCGGGTACGCGGCTGGTGGTGGTACGTGCCACTCGGCGTCGCCACCTGGGCGCTGATGTACAACTCCGGCGTCCACGCCACCGTGGCCGGCGTCGCCATGGGCCTCATTCTGCGCACCACCCGCGACAAGGGTGAAGCCGCGTCCCCGGGCGCGCGCGTCTCGCACCTCGTCCACCCCGTCTCGGCGGGCGTGGCGGTCCCCCTCTTCGCGCTGTTCGCCGCCGGCGTCACTGTGTCAGGGGGCGCGCTGACCCGCGTGTTCACGGATCCCGAACCTCTCGGCGTCGTCATCGGCCTCGTCGTCGGCAAGATCCTCGGTATCTTCCTCGGCACGTACCTCGCCGCGCGCTTCACCAGAGCTCAGCTCAACCCCGACCTCGCCTGGGCCGATGTCTTCGGACTCGCGACCCTGGCCGGCATCGGTTTCACCGTCGCCCTCCTGATCGGCGAACTCGCCTTCCCCGACCCGGCCACAGCCGAGCACATCAAAGCCGCCGTACTCGTCGGCTCACTGATCGCCGCTGCCCTGGCAGCCATCCTCCTGCGCCGCCGCAACCGCCTCTACAAGCGCCTGTACGAAGAGGAGGAGCGCGACGACGACGCCGACGGCATCCCCGACATCTACCAGACCGGCTCGCCTACCGGCGCGGCGAACGGGGGGTAG
- a CDS encoding alanine/glycine:cation symporter family protein — MSLDSFTQSVDKAVSGFFEPIAKWLGEVVFYSVPVGGTELPLIVAWLVVAGLVFTGWFGLVQLRKFKLAVNVVRGKYDEKGSAGEVNHFQALTAAVSGTVGLGNIAGVAVAVSIGGPGATFWMILCGLLGMATKFVEVTLGVKYREVHADGTVSGGPMHYLPKGLAERFGKNGKTLGKVLAVLASFMILFFGLFGGNLFQVNQSYAQLVSVTGGENGALGSSAGALFFGILIAALVGIVLLGGIRSIASVTSKLVPAMAGIYIAACLVVIAVHVTAVPAAIATIIEGAFNPQGVAGGVLGALIIGFKRAAFSNEAGLGSAPIAHSAVKTKHPASEGLVALLEPFIDTVVICTMTALTIVIANPASYVDVRKGGESIGGVTITSDAFATVLPWFPYILTIAVMLFAISTVLTWGYYCMKAWTHLFGRSKASEFTFKVLYTLFAVAGSLLTLQTLIDMADAVLFMLAVINIIGLYLLAPVVKRELNSFLAFVKKRDAGLDTDTDADADPDQEPVKTTV, encoded by the coding sequence GTGTCACTCGATTCCTTCACCCAGTCCGTCGACAAGGCCGTCAGCGGCTTCTTCGAGCCCATAGCCAAGTGGCTGGGCGAGGTCGTCTTCTACTCCGTTCCCGTCGGGGGTACGGAGCTTCCCCTCATCGTGGCCTGGCTCGTCGTCGCGGGTCTGGTCTTCACCGGCTGGTTCGGCCTCGTGCAGCTGCGCAAGTTCAAGCTCGCCGTGAACGTGGTGCGGGGCAAGTACGACGAGAAGGGGTCGGCCGGTGAGGTCAACCACTTCCAGGCGCTGACCGCCGCCGTATCCGGCACGGTCGGACTCGGCAACATCGCCGGTGTGGCCGTCGCCGTCTCCATCGGTGGCCCCGGCGCCACGTTCTGGATGATCCTTTGCGGCCTGCTCGGCATGGCGACGAAGTTCGTCGAGGTCACCCTCGGTGTGAAGTACCGCGAGGTCCACGCCGACGGCACCGTCTCCGGCGGTCCGATGCACTACCTGCCCAAGGGCCTGGCCGAGCGCTTCGGTAAGAACGGCAAGACGCTCGGCAAGGTTCTCGCCGTGCTCGCCTCGTTCATGATCCTGTTCTTCGGCCTGTTCGGTGGCAACCTCTTCCAGGTCAACCAGTCCTACGCCCAGCTCGTCTCCGTCACCGGCGGCGAGAACGGCGCCCTGGGCTCCTCCGCCGGCGCGCTCTTCTTCGGCATCCTCATCGCCGCCCTCGTCGGCATCGTGCTCCTCGGCGGCATCCGCTCCATCGCCTCGGTCACCAGCAAGCTGGTCCCGGCGATGGCCGGCATCTACATCGCCGCCTGCCTCGTCGTCATCGCCGTCCACGTCACCGCCGTCCCCGCCGCGATCGCCACGATCATCGAGGGCGCCTTCAACCCTCAGGGCGTCGCCGGCGGTGTCCTCGGCGCGCTGATCATCGGCTTCAAGCGGGCCGCGTTCTCCAACGAGGCCGGTCTCGGCTCCGCCCCGATCGCCCACTCCGCGGTGAAGACCAAGCACCCCGCGAGCGAGGGCCTGGTCGCCCTGCTCGAGCCGTTCATCGACACGGTCGTCATCTGCACCATGACCGCGCTGACCATCGTCATCGCCAACCCGGCCAGCTATGTCGACGTCCGTAAGGGCGGTGAGTCCATCGGCGGCGTGACCATCACCTCCGACGCCTTCGCCACCGTCCTTCCCTGGTTCCCGTACATCCTGACCATCGCGGTCATGCTGTTCGCGATCTCCACCGTGCTGACCTGGGGCTACTACTGCATGAAGGCGTGGACCCACCTCTTCGGCCGCTCCAAGGCCAGCGAGTTCACCTTCAAGGTCCTCTACACGCTCTTCGCGGTGGCCGGTTCGCTGCTGACCCTGCAGACCCTGATCGACATGGCCGACGCGGTGCTCTTCATGCTCGCCGTCATCAACATCATCGGCCTGTACCTCCTCGCCCCGGTCGTCAAGCGGGAGCTGAACTCCTTCCTCGCCTTCGTGAAGAAGCGCGACGCCGGTCTCGACACCGACACCGACGCCGACGCCGACCCCGACCAGGAGCCGGTGAAGACCACCGTCTGA